The DNA region TGTGCCGCTAAACTGTAACCCAGATCCGAATTATACCATCCCAACTATCCCACCACCCCCGGGCACAGCGTACGTGCTACCCTGCTCTCAACTGGCCATACCAGTTGAACCACCAATTACTCCTATCACGGCTCCCAAAACGTTGGCCGAGATACTGATAGAGTGGTTTAATACAGACGCCGACACGCAGATGCATCTTTCCGTTGCAGAGGTAACATTTTTAAATAACAACCCGTCAGTCACAGCAGAACTGTATGAACATTTGAAAACGGAAGATCGAGCGGTAAAAGAATTTGGCAGATGGGCGGTGGGGTATTTATTCTTGAATAAACCCTTAACCTTTGAACAATTACTAGGCAGGCTAATGAACAAACCCTTTGATTTTGAACCCAGCCAAGTACTTTACATCCCCAGAGATAGAGAACCGGCCAGCTATTATTGGAGGCCGAAATTAAAAGAGACGAAAGATTTTGATAAGTATTTAAGCTTTGTGCCAGGCGATACTAAACCAGAAGATTTGGTTAATTGTTATTATTACGCTTTTGGTGATGTGCCTGGGGCATTAAAATATCCTGGAAGCCCCAAGTGGATGCTTAGATTTGAGCTAGGCCCAGAATGGGAAAAAGTGAAGAATGGTATTCCTATCAAGGTTGGCGATAGAATAGGATACTATGTTCCTAACCATAAAGGGAATGGGCCAGCCTGGGCACATGCGGGCGTGGTAATTGAGGTTGATGCGCAAGGATATGCCACTAAAATACGTAGTAAAATGGGGCCATATTGGAACATTATCGAGCATCACCCTAGAGATATCCCAGCAGATTATGGCAGCACTGAACCATCATTTATAGTGAATGGCAAAGCAGAAGCTTCTCGCATTTATTATAGAAAAAAGTAATTTAATAGACCATGAGAAACATTTTTTTAATTATTACCTTATCATTTATTTCAGGAGCAGCCTTCGCTCAGGATACTATTGCCCATGACCTTCGAAAGTTAGCCCACCTTAAACTCTGGTGTGAGGTGCATGGGGTATTTCCAAATCAGAAAGAATTTAGTGATAGGAAAAAAGATAGGGGTAGAGATTCTCTTTTTTACCAATACGTTTCGCTTATTGCCAAGGTAAAGAAATCGCCCAAGATTTACTTAACCTATATTAATAAAGTATTAAAGGAAAACACCGACTCCTTGCGCAAGCAGGAGATGGTCTATAAAATTCCATTCCCTCCTACACCCCTTTATTATTATAATTCCTATTCGATCAAGATCATTGACCTGTACCGGGTAATAAAATATAGCCTTTTAGAACGGGATGATGATTACCTGCCCGAAAATTTTGTTGATCTAGGGGTAATCGACCCCAAAAACTATCATGGCTATTATGAGCCGGAGCCGAAGCGTGAAGCAGCGATTAAATACATCATCAAGCGGTTTTCGTTAAATGCCAAAGAAAAGAAGTTTTTGAGGGACGAACTGAATGTAGGCTATGTTATGGATATAAAAAACTTTTTAGATACCTGTGCACAAACTGCAGAGAACGAACTGTTTATAAGAGAATCGATCGCAAGTTTTGTAAAAGATAAAGAAGTCCCATTAGATGGGCTTTATTTCTATCACCGGCATCTCAAAGACACAGAAGGCTATATGCCGAGAGATAAGGAGCCCCGTAAATAACGCAGGTGCAATACGGCATTATCGAGCATCACCCAAGAGATATCCCAGCAGATTATGGCAGCACAGCACCATCATTTATAGTGAATGGCAAAGCGGAAGCTTCCCGCATTTATTATAGAAAAAAGTAATTTAATAGCCCATGAGAAAGATTCTTTTCATGATTGCCCTTTCATTGATCTCGGCTGTGGCCCTGGCTCAAGATACCATTGGCCGTGACCTACGAAAGTTAGCCCACCTTAAACTATGGTGCGAGTTATATGGCATATACCCAAATCAGAAAATATTTAGTAATCATGAAAAAAATAAAGCCATTAGAGATTCTCTTTTTTACCAATACGTTTCGCTTATTGCCAAGGTAAAAAAATCGCCCGAGGTTTATTTAACCTATATTAATAGGGTATTAAAGGAAAACACCGACTCCTTGCGCAAACAGACGACGACCTATAACAATTCAATCGTCACAATGCTTAATCGGTATAATCCTCATTCGATCAAGATCATTGACCTGTACCGGGTAATAAAATATAGCCTTTTCGAACGGGATGATGATTACCTGCCTGAAGATTTTCGTGGCCTGGGCGTAATCGACCCCAAAAATTATCATGGCTATTACGAGCCGGAGCCGAAGCGTAAAGCAGCGATTAAATACATCATTAAGCGGTTTTCGTTAAACGCCAAAGAAAAGAAGTTTTTAAGAGATGAACTGAATGTGGGCTATGTTATGGATATAAAAACCTTTTTGGATACCTGTGCACAAACAACCGAGAACGAAATGTTTATAAGAAAATCGATCGCAGGTTTTGTAAAGGATAAGGGAGCCCCGTTAATCGGGCTCTATTATGACCATCTGCTTTTCAGAGACACAGAAAACTATATACCGAGAGATAAGGAGCCACCTAAATAGCGTAAGGGCAATACGGCATTATCGAGCATCATCCAAGAGATATCCCTGTGAGCTACGGAGATACTAACCCTACTTGCACGTACAACGGAAAACCATATCCGTCAAACAGGCCCCTTTTTTATATTTCAAACATATTGATTGTGCAATTAAAAACAATAAACTAAATAAAAAGACCCAGAAGATACTTATAATTATTTCCCAAGTATAACGTCCTCAGACCCGAGACCCAATTTGGTAACACAATTGGATCTTTACAAAATTATTAGATATAGTTTGTTTGAAAAGAACCAGTGCTGGTCGAGGTTTGTAACCTCGACCTACATAATACTGGATTTGCAACCCAGAGCTAAACACGTCCGGATTGCAAATTCAGACTAGCGTGAAACCGTTCTTCACCAAAAACCCGGCTTAAATCGGTAAACATGCTTTTTCACTTTAAAACAGGCCCAATTGAATAATCTTTTGTAATTTCCGCTCACTGAACAAACTCATGAAAGTTAACATCGACTCCACCTTAATTTTTAGAACGCCCAAATTTTCGTACACAGACGAATTGGGCGATTGCTGGGATGAGTTGAAAGCCGCCATTGCCCTGTCTTCAACGTCGTTTTACGAAACAATAAAAGATGTTAACGTAAGCGGACTTGATGCGCTGCCTCCAAAAATCTATTTTACCATTTGGAAATACTTTAACAGGGCCAAATTTCGCTCAACACCATACGGAACCTTCGCCAGTTTCACCATTTTGGAGAATGCGATCGATGAAAACAAAAGTCAGATTGTAATTAATGAGCGCCAAAAACTGACTGAGTTGCTCGATTGGCCACTTAAAAACAACATTCAGTTTAACATTAACGACTTACTTAATAAAAACTGCCTGCTTTTTAGCAACAGCAGTTACTATTTAACACCGCAAAGCTGCCGTTATATTGCCTGTACCGATGGTGTTTTTGAGCTGGCAGAAATTGATAAAAACGAGGAGGTGTTGCAGATTTTAGCGGCTTGCTTAACGCCTTTACGAGTTAACGATCTGGTAACAAAGCTCGGTTTAGAAAACGAGGCCCTGCCCGAATTGTACGAACTTTTGCAAGATATGCACGAGCTGCAGCTGATTTTTACAGCATACGACCCAAATATTATCGGCGAGGATTATTTCGACAGGATTGGAATAAAAAGCGATGAACAGGCGGCAAAATACATTATTGCCGAAAGGCATGCACAGACTGGCGCACTAAATAACCCTATTTTAAGGGCCTTGCCAGGTTTGATCGATTTATTGCACCACAGCATTCGGCAAGGCGAGCGGACCGCATTGCAGCAGTTTGTACGCAACTTTAAGAAAAGATTTGAAGATAAAGAAGTGCCTTTGCTGCAAGCCCTCGACCCCGAACTGGGCGTTGGCTATGACGATTTGGAACAAGCCGGAACCAATGATGACCTTATCGCTCAGTTGAGCAGTAAAAAGAATAAAGAGGCCGATGTGGACGACCTCAAATCGCTGCTTTCGCAACAACTATCAGCGCAAAAATTCAATAGCGCCGATCCCATTTTGTTAAACAAACTTCCGCTGAAACCGCTCGAAAAAGTAAACCCACTTCCTAATTCGGTGAGTGTACTGATGTCGGTTGTAGATGATTTAATTTTTATCGATCAAATTGGTGGCACCACCGCAAATGCACTAAGTGGCCGGTTTACAATGGCCAGTTCTAAAGTGGAAGCCTATTGTAAAGCCACCGCACAGAGAGAGCAAAGCGCAAATGAAGACGTACTTTTTTTCGATGTGGCCTATATGGTCGAAGCCAATATCGACAACATTAACAGGCGTAAGCTCGTGTACGATCATCAGCTCTCGATTTTAAATTTCGACACTTCGGCAGAGCCACTGACACTCAACGATATTCAAATCGCTATGCGAGGGTCGGACATTATTTTGCGCTCCAAAAAACTGAACAGGCGCATTGTTCCCAAAATGGCCTCCGCCTATAACTACAGCAGATCAGACCTTTCGGTTTTTAGGCTGTTGTGCGATTTGCAGCACCATCGCCAGCAAACAAACCTTTCCGTTTCGCTCGAAAGCCTGTTTCCAAACCTCCGTTATTACCCAAGGCTGCAATACCATAACATCATATTGAGTGCCTCGAAATGGAAAATCGATAAACAAAACCTAACCGACACGAAACAGCAGTTTTTTTCTGTTAACGATTGCAGAACGTATCTAAAATCGCTGGGTGTTAACGGCCTTTTCAAAACAGGGGTGTCCGATCAAACCCTTTGCTTTGATGTGGAAAGCGATAACGATGTTTCGGCGTTTTTACAGTACATGCAAAAACAAACCAGCGTTTACCTGGAAGAAGTGGTTTTACCCATAAACAGCGCTGTAGTTGATGAAGCAGGGAAACCTTATATGGCCCAGTTCATTCTAAACCTTTATCACCAAAACAAAATATACAACAGCATTTTGCCACAAAGCGAGGCACCTGCGGTGCAAGAAATCTTTCCTCCGGGAAAAGAATGGCTTTATTTTGAGGTTTTTTGCCATCAACAACGTGCCGATCAGCTCCTTGTAGAAATTGTTTCTCCCTTTGTAACAGCACATCAACAGCACATTAAATCGTGGTTCTTTATCCGCTACAACGAAAATGGCGATCACATCAGGTTTCGCATCCTTTTAAACGATGAGCGTGACGGACAAAAACTAACTTCGCTATTCGTTAACGATTTAGATGCATATTTAGCTGCCGGCCTGATATCCGACATACAGATTAAGACCTACAAACGCGAAGTAAACAGGTATGGGGCAGATTTGATAGGCACTGTAGAAACACATTTCTGCGCCGATAGCAAATATATATTGTCTCTTATCGAAACACAGCCCGACAATTTTAGCAAGTATAAACTTTGTTCGAGCCTGGTGGAGCATATTCAGGCGTCAAAAGTGCTCAGCGCCGATAGGCTGGCCAAGGTAATAAAGCACGTATCAGACGCTTTTAATGAGGAACATCGACTTGAACCGGCAGATTTCAAAAAGCTGAACAGTCAATACCAGCAATTTAGAAAACTCGAAAATGTGCCGCTAACTGCGTATCAGGCAGAACATTTCGAGGGATTTGCAACAAGCCTGGTATCTACGTTAGGCAGTGCCAGCGAACAAAACCGGGAAAAACTGTTTTCGGACTTAATCCACATGCACGTAAACCGACTTTTCAATAAAGATCAGCGCACCCACGAAATGGTGATTCATTACTTTCTGCTTAAAGATATTCAACGCGTACTCGCCATGCAACGCTAGGCGCCCAGCTTAGCAAGCGGACTAGGAATATCAACATCAATTTCGGTGATATACCTGTTCAATGGGTCGCGGTAATACCTAAAGATGTACTCCTCTCCATAAAAATTCGCCAGTCGCTTGTTAATATTGTCTATCCCAACATGATGACTTTCTGTATGCTTTCCCT from Pedobacter endophyticus includes:
- a CDS encoding lantibiotic dehydratase, giving the protein MKVNIDSTLIFRTPKFSYTDELGDCWDELKAAIALSSTSFYETIKDVNVSGLDALPPKIYFTIWKYFNRAKFRSTPYGTFASFTILENAIDENKSQIVINERQKLTELLDWPLKNNIQFNINDLLNKNCLLFSNSSYYLTPQSCRYIACTDGVFELAEIDKNEEVLQILAACLTPLRVNDLVTKLGLENEALPELYELLQDMHELQLIFTAYDPNIIGEDYFDRIGIKSDEQAAKYIIAERHAQTGALNNPILRALPGLIDLLHHSIRQGERTALQQFVRNFKKRFEDKEVPLLQALDPELGVGYDDLEQAGTNDDLIAQLSSKKNKEADVDDLKSLLSQQLSAQKFNSADPILLNKLPLKPLEKVNPLPNSVSVLMSVVDDLIFIDQIGGTTANALSGRFTMASSKVEAYCKATAQREQSANEDVLFFDVAYMVEANIDNINRRKLVYDHQLSILNFDTSAEPLTLNDIQIAMRGSDIILRSKKLNRRIVPKMASAYNYSRSDLSVFRLLCDLQHHRQQTNLSVSLESLFPNLRYYPRLQYHNIILSASKWKIDKQNLTDTKQQFFSVNDCRTYLKSLGVNGLFKTGVSDQTLCFDVESDNDVSAFLQYMQKQTSVYLEEVVLPINSAVVDEAGKPYMAQFILNLYHQNKIYNSILPQSEAPAVQEIFPPGKEWLYFEVFCHQQRADQLLVEIVSPFVTAHQQHIKSWFFIRYNENGDHIRFRILLNDERDGQKLTSLFVNDLDAYLAAGLISDIQIKTYKREVNRYGADLIGTVETHFCADSKYILSLIETQPDNFSKYKLCSSLVEHIQASKVLSADRLAKVIKHVSDAFNEEHRLEPADFKKLNSQYQQFRKLENVPLTAYQAEHFEGFATSLVSTLGSASEQNREKLFSDLIHMHVNRLFNKDQRTHEMVIHYFLLKDIQRVLAMQR